One segment of Methanofollis sp. DNA contains the following:
- the thiM gene encoding hydroxyethylthiazole kinase has product MDRKICADLLSQVRERRPLVHHITNTVTINDCANITICAGAAPVMAGAIEESGEMVAAAGALVLNIGTLNPAQVESMLLAGKRANELGVPVVLDPVGAGATRLRTDAVLRILKEVKVAVLKGNAGEIGVLAGMGGKVRGVDSCGLAGDPVETAKACARSTGTVVAMTGETDVVTDGDRVVLVRNGNAMMDRLSGTGCMASSVVGSFVAVADDPLAGAAAALAAFGRAGEKAAAGARGPYSFRTALFDELYGLTPGDLAEGARLEAV; this is encoded by the coding sequence ATGGACAGAAAGATCTGCGCTGACCTCCTCTCGCAGGTGCGGGAGAGACGGCCGCTCGTACACCACATCACCAACACCGTGACGATCAACGACTGCGCCAACATCACCATCTGCGCCGGGGCCGCCCCGGTGATGGCCGGGGCGATCGAGGAGTCGGGCGAGATGGTCGCGGCTGCCGGGGCCCTCGTCCTGAACATCGGGACCCTCAACCCCGCGCAGGTGGAGTCGATGCTCCTCGCAGGCAAAAGGGCGAACGAACTCGGCGTGCCTGTCGTCCTCGATCCGGTCGGGGCCGGGGCGACACGCCTGCGGACCGACGCGGTCCTGCGGATCCTGAAGGAGGTGAAGGTCGCCGTCCTCAAGGGGAATGCCGGGGAGATCGGCGTCCTCGCCGGCATGGGCGGGAAGGTGCGGGGCGTGGACTCGTGCGGCCTCGCCGGCGACCCGGTCGAGACGGCGAAGGCATGCGCCCGGAGCACGGGCACGGTGGTGGCGATGACCGGCGAGACGGACGTCGTCACCGACGGGGACCGCGTCGTCCTGGTCAGGAACGGGAACGCCATGATGGACCGCCTCTCCGGGACCGGGTGCATGGCCTCCTCGGTCGTCGGGTCCTTCGTCGCGGTCGCCGACGACCCCCTCGCCGGCGCCGCCGCGGCCCTCGCCGCCTTCGGGCGCGCCGGGGAGAAGGCGGCCGCGGGTGCCCGCGGTCCGTACTCCTTCCGGACCGCCCTCTTCGACGAACTCTACGGCCTGACCCCCGGCGACCTCGCGGAGGGGGCGCGGCTGGAGGCCGTCTGA